The proteins below come from a single Miscanthus floridulus cultivar M001 chromosome 1, ASM1932011v1, whole genome shotgun sequence genomic window:
- the LOC136457700 gene encoding serine hydroxymethyltransferase, mitochondrial-like, which produces MAMATALRKLSANALRRQPLSRITPLYYMASLPATEERSGITWPKQLNAPLEEVDPEIFDIIEHEKARQWKGLELIPSENFTSVSVMQAVGSVMTNKYSEGYPGARYYGGNEFIDMAESLCQKRALEAFRLDPAKWGVNVQPLSGSPANFQVYTALLKPHERIMALDLPHGGHLSHGYQTDTKKISATSIFFETMPYRLDESTGLIDYDQLEKSAVLFRPKLIVAGASAYARLYDYDRMRKICNKQKAVLLADMAHISGLVAAGVIPSPFDYADVVTTTTHKSLRGPRGAMIFYRKGVKEINKQGKEVMYDFEDKINAAVFPGLQGGPHNHTITGLAVALKQATTPEYRAYQEQVISNCAKFAQSLTAKGYELVSGGTDNHLVLVNLKNKGIDGSRVEKVLESVHIAANKNTVPGDVSAMVPGGIRMGTPALTSRGFVEEDFAKVADFFDAAVNLALKIKAATTGGTKLKDFVTTLQSDSIQSEIAKLRDDVEEYAKQFPTIGFEKETMKYKN; this is translated from the exons atggccatggcgacGGCCCTCCGCAAGCTCTCCGCCAACGCGCTGCGCCGCCAGCCGCTCTCCCGCATCACGCCGCTCTACTACATG GCGTCCCTTCCGGCGACGGAGGAGAGATCCGGAATCACC TGGCCGAAGCAGCTGAACGCGCCGCTCGAAGAGGTGGATCCCGAGATTTTTGACATCATCGAGCACGAGAAGGCCCGCCAATGGAAG GGGCTGGAGCTCATCCCGTCGGAGAATTTCACGTCGGTGTCAGTGATGCAGGCGGTGGGTTCCGTCATGACCAACAAGTACAGCGAGGGGTACCCTGGCGCAAGATACTACGGTGGAAATGA ATTTATTGATATGGCTGAATCCTTGTGTCAGAAACGTGCTTTGGAGGCTTTCCGTTTGGACCCAGCGAAGTGGGGAG TGAATGTGCAACCTCTATCCGGTTCACCTGCCAACTTCCAAGTATACACTGCGCTCTTGAAGCCACATGAAAGGATCATGGCTTTGGATCTTCCTCATGGTGGACATCTTTCTCATGGTTACCAG ACTGACACTAAGAAGATATCTGCAACTTCGATATTCTTTGAGACAATGCCTTACAGATTGGATGAAAGCACTGGATTGATTGATTATGATCAG TTGGAGAAAAGCGCTGTTCTTTTCAGGCCAAAATTGATCGTTGCTGGTGCAAGTGCATATGCTCGGCTATATGATTATGACCGTATGCGGAAG ATATGCAACAAGCAGAAGGCAGTACTTTTAGCAGACATGGCACATATCAGTGGGCTTGTTGCAGCTGGTGTTATTCCATCTCCTTTTGATTATGCAGATGTAGTGACTACCACTACTCACAAATCACTCCGTGGGCCACGTGGAGCCATGATCTTTTACAGGAAGGGAGTGAAAGAAATAAATAAGCAAGGAAAAGAG gTTATGTATGATTTTGAGGACAAGATCAATGCTGCCGTCTTTCCTGGTCTGCAAGGTGGGCCTCATAATCATACCATTACTGGCTTGGCCGTTGCGCTTAAACAG GCAACTACTCCAGAGTACAGAGCTTACCAAGAACAAGTTATCAGTAACTGTGCTAAATTTGCGCAG AGCCTGACTGCCAAAGGATATGAACTCGTCTCTGGTGGGACTGACAACCATTTAGTTCTGGTGAATCTCAAGAATAAG GGGATAGATGGTTCAAGGGTGGAGAAGGTTTTAGAAAGCGTGCATATTGCAGCAAACAAGAACACAGTTCCTGGTGATGTTTCAGCTATGGTACCAGGAGGCATCAGGATGG GAACCCCAGCTCTTACGTCCAGAGGATTTGTTGAGGAAGATTTCGCTAAGGTTGCTGACTTCTTCGATGCAGCAGTGAATCTGGCCTTGAAGATTAAGGCTGCAACGACAG GTGGAACAAAGCTGAAGGACTTTGTTACCACTTTGCAATCTGATAGCATCCAATCTGAGATTGCAAAGCTTCGCGATGATGTGGAGGAATATGCAAAACAGTTCCCAACAATTGGATTTGAGAAGGAGACCATGAAATACAAGAACTAA
- the LOC136510247 gene encoding uncharacterized protein, which translates to MPLFPGRGVDAGIDAFQSSGDEYESGDLDSSSDGFSWQEGHARSIDAWVSPGRDDLTERLLFAFIEPSVPVGEPEETSSRFFRVPTWLAFVFIVDFPNEHWYESKIKECFLGFCEVAEIDPACLTGNNFAPLRLLLEVNDRLEIPFEIKISKRGLGRAGCVAKILPIRVWPRAYQLDSQGNLASFFGPPPPPGHGPNLGPSGPFNRKQQVRPQPHHFNQIYPPNQLPPDLLGEPNNSDYYPSDLLAPPTASLSQPPASPPASQILGLALAFARVLVTPPSSSTASGCVSLSSPSSATESLSDDSVLAAELPLAPPPSLASTPSPPVITYRRTRARSAMPTAPKRHSSRLAAKAPANFVDMTTQVVQRKALLNSLSGCSASLKKHVAKKNILSRNKLPIGVSDLHKPVSAAGLGCKDIDIVDAVTNSAE; encoded by the exons ATGCCTCTCTTCCCGGGACGTGGGGTGGATGCCGGCATTGATGCCTTCCAGAGCTCGGGGGACGAGTATGAAAGCGGCGACCTCGACAGCTCCAGCGATGGTTTCTCCTGGCAGGAGGGCCACGCCAGGTCGATCGATGCTTGGGTCTCCCCGGGCCGGGACGACCTAACTGAACGGCTCCTGTTCGCCTTCATTGAGCCGTCGGTTCCCGTCGGGGAG CCGGAGGAAACCTCTAGCCGTTTTTTCCGTGTACCCACTTGGTTAGCTTTCGTGTTCATTGTTGATTTCCCAAATGAACATTGGTACGAAAGCAAAATCAAGGAATGCTTCTTGGGCTTCTGCGAGGTGGCTGAGATCGATCCAGCCTGCCTCACCGGCAACAACTTTGCTCCTCTTCGCCTACTCCTTGAGGTGAATGACCGACTCGAGATCCCGTTTGAGATTAAGATCTCCAAACGGGGTTTGGGCCGTGCCGGGTGTGTGGCTAAAATCCTGCCGATCAGGGTTTGGCCTAGAGCGTACCAGCTTGACAGTCAGGGCAACCTGGCAAGCTTCTTtgggcctccgccgccgccgggtcATGGGCCCAACCTCGGCCCATCGGGACCTTTCAACCGTAAGCAGCAAGTGCGCCCGCAGCCGCATCACTTCAACCAGATATACCCGCCTAACCAGCTGCCGCCTGACCTCCTTGGCGAGCCTAACAACAGCGACTACTACCCGAGCGATCTCCTTGCCCCGCCCACCGCCTCGCTCTCCCAGCCTCCTGCTTCACCGCCCGCCTCGCAGATACTTGGCCTCGCTCTAGCTTTCGCGCGCGTGCTTGTCACCCCGCCATCCTCCTCCACTGCCTCTGGCTGCGTCAGTTTGAGCAGCCCTTCCTCAGCCACCGAGTCCCTTAGCGACGACTCGGTCCTCGCTGCTGAACTCCCGCTTGCACCTCCTCCATCCCTAGCCTCCACTCCTAGCCCGCCTGTTATCACCTACCGGCGCACCCGTGCACGCTCCGCCATGCCTACTGCTCCTAAACGCCACAGCTCTCGCCTCGCTGCCAAGGCTCCTGCTAATTTCGTGGACATGACCACCCAAGTTGTGCAGCGTAAGGCACTGCTTAACTCCCTCTCTGGGTGCTCTGCAAGCCTCAAAAAACATGTTGCCAAAAAGAACATCCTCTCCCGCAACAAACTCCCCATCGGTGTCAGCGACCTGCACAAACCGGTGTCCGCTGCCGGGCTTGGCTGCAAGGACATTGACATCGTCGACGCGGTGACGAACTCGGCTGAATGA